In a genomic window of Leptolyngbya sp. SIO1E4:
- a CDS encoding fumarate reductase/succinate dehydrogenase flavoprotein subunit — protein MNTQYLKTDFLVVGGGTAGTMAAIKAKQASPDSDVLILEKANIRRSGAIAMGMDGVNTAVIPGNSTPEQYTREITIANDGILNQKAVYETGRLGFEVIQELESWGVKFQKDHEGNYDLKQVHRVGKYVLPMPEGKDLKKILARQVKRHKVNVTNRVMATRVIVQDGRVTGAVGFDVRSGDFVVIQAKAVVLCTGACGRLGLPASGYLYGTYENPTNAGDGYSMAYHAGAELTNIECFQINPLIKDYNGPACAYVASPFGAYTANAEGHRFISCDYWSGQMMLEVWKELNSGKGPVHLKMYHLDDDTISEIESILWANERPSRGRFHEGRGENYRTDGVEMNISEIGLCSGHSASGVWVNERAETTIPGLYAAGDMASVPHNYMIGAFVYGRIAGENAMEYGRDLEHIEPDADFLAAEKARIYQPLNQPGGVPHTQVEYKLRRLVNDYLQPPKSPHKMDIGLEKFIAYQETLNLMGASDPHELMRCMEVHFIRDCAEMAARASLYRKESRWGLYHYRLDYPEKNSDEWFCHVNLKKSDRGEMTLFKRPVEPYIVDVNLEQEVYDVAVR, from the coding sequence GTGAACACTCAGTACTTAAAGACTGATTTTCTGGTAGTAGGGGGGGGGACTGCCGGAACCATGGCAGCCATTAAGGCTAAGCAGGCCAGCCCCGACAGTGATGTCCTAATTCTGGAGAAGGCGAATATTCGCAGAAGCGGGGCGATCGCCATGGGCATGGACGGGGTCAACACTGCGGTGATTCCCGGTAACTCTACACCCGAGCAATACACCCGCGAGATTACCATCGCCAACGATGGCATTTTGAACCAGAAAGCCGTGTACGAAACCGGGCGCCTGGGTTTTGAGGTGATTCAGGAATTGGAAAGCTGGGGGGTCAAATTCCAGAAAGATCACGAAGGCAACTATGACCTCAAACAAGTGCATCGCGTCGGTAAATACGTGCTGCCCATGCCAGAGGGAAAAGACCTCAAGAAAATCCTGGCGCGTCAGGTAAAGCGGCATAAGGTGAACGTCACCAATCGGGTGATGGCCACCCGCGTCATCGTGCAGGACGGTCGGGTGACGGGGGCCGTCGGCTTTGACGTGCGCAGTGGTGACTTTGTGGTGATTCAGGCCAAAGCGGTGGTGCTCTGCACTGGAGCCTGCGGTCGCTTGGGGCTCCCCGCCTCGGGGTATCTCTACGGCACCTACGAGAACCCCACCAATGCTGGCGATGGCTACTCCATGGCTTACCACGCCGGAGCCGAACTCACCAATATTGAGTGTTTTCAGATTAACCCTCTGATTAAGGACTACAACGGCCCTGCCTGTGCCTACGTCGCCAGTCCCTTTGGGGCTTACACCGCCAATGCTGAGGGCCACCGCTTCATCAGCTGCGACTACTGGAGCGGTCAGATGATGCTGGAGGTCTGGAAAGAGCTGAACTCCGGCAAGGGGCCAGTGCATCTCAAGATGTACCACCTCGACGACGACACCATCTCCGAAATTGAGTCGATCCTGTGGGCCAACGAACGCCCCAGCCGGGGGCGCTTCCACGAAGGGCGGGGAGAAAACTACCGCACCGACGGCGTAGAGATGAACATTTCCGAAATTGGCCTGTGTAGCGGTCACAGTGCTTCTGGGGTGTGGGTCAATGAACGGGCCGAAACCACCATCCCCGGCCTCTATGCCGCTGGCGATATGGCCAGCGTGCCCCACAACTACATGATTGGCGCCTTTGTCTATGGCCGCATCGCGGGAGAGAACGCCATGGAGTACGGGCGTGATTTGGAACATATAGAGCCCGATGCTGATTTTCTGGCTGCAGAAAAAGCCCGCATTTACCAGCCGCTAAATCAGCCTGGCGGTGTTCCTCACACACAAGTGGAATATAAGCTGCGGCGCTTAGTCAACGACTATCTGCAGCCGCCCAAGTCGCCCCACAAAATGGACATTGGCCTGGAAAAATTCATTGCCTACCAAGAGACCTTGAATCTTATGGGCGCCAGCGATCCCCACGAACTGATGCGCTGTATGGAAGTCCACTTTATTCGAGACTGTGCTGAGATGGCTGCCCGCGCCTCCCTCTACCGCAAAGAAAGTCGCTGGGGGCTCTACCATTACCGCCTCGACTATCCCGAAAAGAACAGCGACGAATGGTTCTGCCACGTCAATCTCAAGAAAAGCGATCGCGGCGAGATGACCCTCTTTAAGCGCCCCGTTGAACCCTACATCGTGGACGTGAACCTGGAACAAGAAGTGTATGACGTGGCCGTGCGCTAA